The nucleotide window GCCGTGAGAGCCGGGGCGGCCTGACGGTGGACCGCCGGGACCAGGAGGCGGTGCTGGCCCGCGCCGACCGCCTCCTGGAGCGGCTGGAGCAGGCGGTGGCCGAGCGCCGGCTCTCGCAGGCCCGGGCCAACCGCTGGCGCAGCGCGCTGCACACCGTGCGCCGGGGGGTCCAGCAGGACGCGCGGCGCCGGGGTTTTGTCGGCTCAGCCGAGCTGGCCGGCTACGGCCGCACCCTGGCCGGAGTCGAGCAGGAGCTCGGCGGACTGCCCCCGAACCGCTGACGATCGTCCGGAGCTCCGGGTTTATGGGCTGTCCTCCACAGTCACCGAGTTGGGCTGCCGGAATCCCAGGCCACAACCCTTGCTCAAGATGACCTTCAGGGGCTGGTCAGATTTGGCCCCTAAGCTGGCGTATGCCCTTTTCCCGTTTGGCGTTTCCTGCCCTGCTCCTGCTGGGCGCCGGTCTGCTGGCCGGTTGCTCCATGACCGGCCCCACCAATCTCCGGGTCCACGAGGTCAGCCTGACCGGCGGCGCGCAGGAGCGCCTCGCGTGGGTGTACGGCACGCTGGGCCAGGGCCAGTCGAGCGCCAGCCTGAAGATCGGCGGGCAGGCCGTGACCCTGCGCGTCCAGGTGCAGGACGACCTCTCGCTGCCCGGCACCCTCAGCGTGGACGGCAAGTCCACCTACCGCCAGCCCCTCGCCGCGACCACCCAGAAGGTCTCGGTGACGCGAGACACAGCCGGTCTGTTCACGGTCGCTCCCCAGAACGGCGCTTCGCTGGCGGCCGTCTACTACACCGACGGCACGAACTGGGTGCGCCTGAGCGGCGTTCAGGGACGTGTGAGCGCGGCACCCTCCGCTGGTCTGAGCGGTGCGGGTCAGCTGACCGACGAGGAAGGTGCGGCGCTGGGGCGGGCTCTGGCCTCCGCCGGCCGCACGCAGGGTGGGCTGGCCGTGGCCGTCCTGAACGATCCCCAGTCCCCCCTGAGCATCGAGCCGGCCGCCACCGAGACGCGCCGCACCGCCCTGTACGTCCTGCCGGGCGTGACGACCGTTCCGGCGGGCAACAACGGCGGCGTGCCCTTCCCAGGCAATGGACAGACCACCACGCCGCCCGTGGTGGCCGGAGGCAACGTGAATTTCACCGAGGTCGCCAGCGGCAGCAATGCCAACATGGCCGAGGCTGGCGTGCAGGTCGCGAGCACCGCCGCCGCCGCGCGGGCCCTGCTGAGCGTCGCCTACGGCAACCAGACCGGCACGCCCACCGTTCCGGCCCTGAGCAGCACCGACACCCTCGTCGGCGTATTCCTGGGCCAGCGGGCCACCGGGGGGTACGGGGTGCGCGTGGTCTCGGCCAACGCCCAGAGCGGCGTCCTGACCCTCACGGTCGCCGTGCAGGCACCGGGTGCGGGCACTTTCACCACCCAGGCGATCACCAGCCCCTGGACGCTTGTGCGTGTGAACGGCAAGTTCAGCCAGATCAACGTGGTGGACCAGAACGGCCAACCCCTGCGCTGAACCCGGTCGTGGAAGGCGCGGGCGAGATTGCCCGCGCCTTGTTGCAGCCAGGGAGACCCGTTCCGGCGCCCAGGCTGCCGGCCCCGGCCCTAGTCCAGCGCCGCTTCGAGGTCGCCCAGCAGGTCGCCGATGTCCTCGATTCCCACCGACAGCCGCAGCAGTTCGGGCGTGATGCCCAGGCGGCGGCGTTCGCCTTCCGGCAGGGGACGGTGCGAGGTGCCCCAGGGCCATGACAGTGTGGTCATCACGTCGGCCAGCGAGGGTGCCAGCGGAATGCGGCCGGCCAGCGCGCGTACGAAGCCGGGCGCGTCCTCAATCTCGGCGGCGAGCATTCCCCCAAAGCCCGCAGGAAAAAGGTCCATCGCGCGGTGGAACTGCGGATGGTCCGACAGGCCGGGGTGGTACACGGCCCGGACGCGCGGGTGGTTGACGAGCACGTCGGCGACCGCCTGTGCGTTGCCGCTGTGGGCGCGCATCCTCAGGCCCAGGGTCTTGAGACCCTGAAGGGTCATCCACGCGTCGAAGGCCGAGATGGTGCCGCCCAGGCGCGTGAGTCGGGTACGCGCCAGAGCGATGAGGTCCGCGCGCCCGCAGACCACGCCGCCCAGCGCCGCGCTGTGTCCGCTGAGGTACTTGCTCACCGAATGGGTTACGAGGTCGGCTCCGTGCTCGGCTGGCCGGAAGACGGCGGGGCTGGCGAAGGTGTTGTCCACGCTGAGGAGCGCGCCGCGCCCGTGCGCGAGCTCCGCCAGGGCGGGCACGTCCGGCACCGTCATGAGCGGATTGGTGAGGCTCTCGACGTGCAGGATACGGGTGTTGTCGCGTAGCGCAGCCTCTACTTCGGCCGGGTCACAGGCGTCCACGAAACTCACCTCAATGCCCAGGCGGGGTAGCTCCTCGGCCAGCAGGGCGTAGGTCACGCCGTACACACGGGCGTCGGCCACCACATGGTCGCCGGTCTTCAGGACGCCCAGCAGCGCCGCGCTGATGGCTGCCATGCCGCTTGCGGCCACCAGCGCGGCCTCGGTGCTCTCCAGCCCGGCCAATGCGCGCTCCAGCGTCGCGGCGTTGGGGGTGCCGTTGCGGTAGTAGAAGCTCGCGGGCTCCTCGCCGCTCATGGCGCGGTCCAGTGTCTCCAGGTCCGGGAAGGCGTAGACGGTGCTCTGGTAGATCGGCTCGACCAGGGGGGTGCTGCCGGCTGGGCGGGCCTCCTCGCCGGCGCGGGCGGCGCGGGTGGTCAGGTCGTAGGGGGTCATGGGGGCAGGCTAGAGCATTCGGCCAGGGAATGTTTTCCGGTCGCCGGGGCGCCGTGAGACCCTGCCCGGACGGAACACCGAAGGGCAGGGCCGGCACTCTTCCTCTCGGCCCCGCCCTTCAAGGAACATGCCCTGCCTGCGCCTCAACCCCGCAGAATCCGCGCCTCGTGGGGGCGCAGGGCCGCGCCGCGCTCCGGGCGGTCGCCCAGGCTGCTCAGCAGGGTATCGCCGCCGGCCACTTCGGCCACGTCCTGCGTCTCGCCGCCGAAGTTCAGCAGGACTACCAAACGCTCGCCGCCCCCGTGTTCGGGCGTGCGCTCGTAGGCGAACACGTCGGCAACGGGGGTTTCCAAGCTGCGGTAGGCGCCGCCCACCAGGGCAGGATGCTCGGCGCGCAGCCGGGTCAGGGCCCGGAAGTAGTTCAGGTCGCTGGCCGGGTCGCCGTCCTGGGCGGCCACGTTCACGGCGGCGTAGTCGTCGGCCAGCGGCAGCCAGGGCGTAGCTCCCCCGGGCGCGAAGCCCGCGTTGGCGGTGGCGTCCCACTGCATTGGCGTGCGCTCGGGGTCGCGGCCGGCCTCGGGGCTGTCGGGCTGTTGGAGGGCGGCCGGGTCCACAACCCTGTCGGCGGGCACGTCCACGTCGGTCATGCCGATCTCGTCGCCGTAGTACACGGTCGGCGTACCGCGCAGCGTCAGGAGTAGCGTCTGCGCCACGCGGTACTGGTCCGCGCCCAGACGGGACTTGAAACGGTGCTGGTCGTGGTTGCCCAGCACCCAGTTGGGCCAGCTGCGACCCAGGCGGCACGCGGCGTCGTAGCTGTCGGCAAAGCCCCGCACGAGTTCTGCCGTCCAGCCCTGGAGGATCAGGTGGAAGTTGAAGGGCAGATGCACCATCGGTGCCTCGGGCGTGCCGGCGTAGGGCAGCAGCTTGGCGACCGGCAGGTAGATCTCGCCCACCATCATGCGGTCGTCGAACTCGTCGAGCACGCGGCGCATCTCGCGGATGTACTCGTGCGTCTCGGGCTGGTCCTGGGTGTGGATATGGTCGAGGCTGGCGTGTTCCACATCGCCGGGCTTCCAGTCGGGGTTGGCCGGCTCGTCGCGCATGGCCTCGTCCTCGGCCAGCAGCCAGATCACGTCCACCCGGAAGCCGTCCACGCCCCGGCGCATCCAGAAGCGCAGCACGTCGAACATGGCCGCCCGCACCGCCGGGTTGCGCCAGTTCAGGTCTGGCTGGGTGGGCAGAAACTGGTGCAGGTAGTACTGCCCGCTCGCCTTGTCCAGCGTCCACGCGGGGCCGCCGAAGAAGGACTTCCAGTTGTTGGGCACCCTGCCGTCTGCCGCCGGATCGCGCCAGACGTACCAGTCGCGCTTCTCGCTACCTCTGCCCGCCAGCGCCTCCTGAAACCACGCATGGTCGGAACTCGTGTGGTTGGGCACGTAGTCGAGCATCACCTTCAGGCCCAGGCGGTGCGCCTCGGCGACCAGGGCGTCAAAATCCTCCAGGGTGCCGAACAGCGGGTCGATGCCGCAGTAGTCGGCCACGTCGTAGCCGAAGTCGCGCATGGGGCTGGTGAAGATGGGCGAGAGCCACACTGCCCCCACGCCCAGGCTCGCCACGTAGGGGAGCCGCGCCGTGACGCCGCGCAGGTCGCCCACGCCGTCCTCACCGCTGTCCTGAAAGGAACGCGGGTAGATCTGGTAGATGACGGAGCTCTGCCACCACTTGAGTTCACCGTTCAGCGGGCCGGTCTGGGTCATGGCTGCCAGCGTACCAGAAAACTGGGTTCAACTGAAACGATTCAGTTCAGGCACGATCCGGTCCTCACTGCGGCGGATGTGCTCTCTTTGCGCCATGAACGACCCAGCCCCGGCCCAGCCCACCCTCTACGACGTGTTCGCGCCGCGCGGGACCGGTGGGGGCAAGCGGGTGGCGGTGTTCGGGGACGCGGCCGGCGACCTGCAGCGCCGCGCGGCGGCGGCCGGCGCCCCCCTGAGCGTGTTCGTCGAAGACTGCAGCCTGGAGGGCGCAGCCCTGCGCGTCTTTACCCCCGAGCGCGAAAAGGGCGAGAGCGACTCGGCGAGCGTGGCGGCCCTGACCTACCTCCAGGGCCAGGGCGTGCTGAGCGATGTTCTGGACGTGCTGGGC belongs to Deinococcus sp. Leaf326 and includes:
- a CDS encoding STN domain-containing protein — encoded protein: MNSWVLAAFAALSVSTASAACQPGAAEFSQAGGRLDEALQTLARRTGCPVEVAPQLLSGRLAAPAQGTLTPSGALAELLRGTGLEGRESRGGLTVDRRDQEAVLARADRLLERLEQAVAERRLSQARANRWRSALHTVRRGVQQDARRRGFVGSAELAGYGRTLAGVEQELGGLPPNR
- a CDS encoding protease complex subunit PrcB family protein, which codes for MPFSRLAFPALLLLGAGLLAGCSMTGPTNLRVHEVSLTGGAQERLAWVYGTLGQGQSSASLKIGGQAVTLRVQVQDDLSLPGTLSVDGKSTYRQPLAATTQKVSVTRDTAGLFTVAPQNGASLAAVYYTDGTNWVRLSGVQGRVSAAPSAGLSGAGQLTDEEGAALGRALASAGRTQGGLAVAVLNDPQSPLSIEPAATETRRTALYVLPGVTTVPAGNNGGVPFPGNGQTTTPPVVAGGNVNFTEVASGSNANMAEAGVQVASTAAAARALLSVAYGNQTGTPTVPALSSTDTLVGVFLGQRATGGYGVRVVSANAQSGVLTLTVAVQAPGAGTFTTQAITSPWTLVRVNGKFSQINVVDQNGQPLR
- a CDS encoding PLP-dependent aspartate aminotransferase family protein — encoded protein: MTPYDLTTRAARAGEEARPAGSTPLVEPIYQSTVYAFPDLETLDRAMSGEEPASFYYRNGTPNAATLERALAGLESTEAALVAASGMAAISAALLGVLKTGDHVVADARVYGVTYALLAEELPRLGIEVSFVDACDPAEVEAALRDNTRILHVESLTNPLMTVPDVPALAELAHGRGALLSVDNTFASPAVFRPAEHGADLVTHSVSKYLSGHSAALGGVVCGRADLIALARTRLTRLGGTISAFDAWMTLQGLKTLGLRMRAHSGNAQAVADVLVNHPRVRAVYHPGLSDHPQFHRAMDLFPAGFGGMLAAEIEDAPGFVRALAGRIPLAPSLADVMTTLSWPWGTSHRPLPEGERRRLGITPELLRLSVGIEDIGDLLGDLEAALD
- a CDS encoding alpha-amylase family glycosyl hydrolase, whose protein sequence is MTQTGPLNGELKWWQSSVIYQIYPRSFQDSGEDGVGDLRGVTARLPYVASLGVGAVWLSPIFTSPMRDFGYDVADYCGIDPLFGTLEDFDALVAEAHRLGLKVMLDYVPNHTSSDHAWFQEALAGRGSEKRDWYVWRDPAADGRVPNNWKSFFGGPAWTLDKASGQYYLHQFLPTQPDLNWRNPAVRAAMFDVLRFWMRRGVDGFRVDVIWLLAEDEAMRDEPANPDWKPGDVEHASLDHIHTQDQPETHEYIREMRRVLDEFDDRMMVGEIYLPVAKLLPYAGTPEAPMVHLPFNFHLILQGWTAELVRGFADSYDAACRLGRSWPNWVLGNHDQHRFKSRLGADQYRVAQTLLLTLRGTPTVYYGDEIGMTDVDVPADRVVDPAALQQPDSPEAGRDPERTPMQWDATANAGFAPGGATPWLPLADDYAAVNVAAQDGDPASDLNYFRALTRLRAEHPALVGGAYRSLETPVADVFAYERTPEHGGGERLVVLLNFGGETQDVAEVAGGDTLLSSLGDRPERGAALRPHEARILRG